Proteins encoded by one window of Rutidosis leptorrhynchoides isolate AG116_Rl617_1_P2 chromosome 7, CSIRO_AGI_Rlap_v1, whole genome shotgun sequence:
- the LOC139859201 gene encoding uncharacterized protein, with protein sequence MPSPSRTTSYYSNYSYNRPSSPSVRFSQSRDRFGSPDRSKSTVRNIAKKKTCMCSPTTHPGSFRCSLHKNMMMTSNSSNRLNVRRSAMMNSLVRYGKSDQREGDLVKRALAALIRPSSHHQRRRTAFEPKPSRLSIMFNAVC encoded by the coding sequence ATGCCGTCTCCTTCCAGGACGACATCTTATTATTCCAATTACAGTTACAACCGACCTTCATCACCATCGGTTAGGTTTTCGCAATCGCGTGATAGATTTGGATCACCGGACCGGTCAAAGTCAACTGTACGGAATATCGCTAAGAAGAAGACGTGTATGTGTTCGCCTACGACGCATCCAGGATCGTTCAGGTGTAGTTTACATAAAAACATGATGATGACGTCAAACTCTTCTAACAGATTAAATGTACGTAGATCTGCAATGATGAATTCGCTTGTGAGATATGGTAAATCTGATCAGAGAGAAGGTGATCTGGTTAAACGAGCTCTTGCTGCTTTGATTCGACCGTCGTCGCATCATCAACGGCGGAGAACGGCGTTTGAACCAAAACCTAGCCGGTTGTCTATCATGTTCAACGCCGTTTGTTGA